A genomic segment from bacterium encodes:
- a CDS encoding cytochrome c family protein, whose protein sequence is MKNALLVLASLLLLTACSNPDPVQPPAGDSPKFKVADFASAETCQGCHPNHYAEWRSSMHAYAFTDPVFFAMNAVGQQKTGGKLDQFCTKCHSPVASLTGETPPFFDPQNLSPISRQGVSCDVCHSITKINQPFNAEIELKPGKIKYGSLADPATNSFHESQFNPLFDRSQFCGGCHEVINTLGTTVEETFSEWNAAALAGMSFDCQDCHMSVYAGQAAVDGPLREQVHRHTFVGVDVPLVDFPGADLQRRESEKLLQNAASMRVTHPATIRAGDTLQVQVSIFNNRTGHSLPSGVAAERQMWIAISAADQNGNLLYQSGALDANGDLRDQHSELDRNTDVDLTVFRQTLRGIDGREVLFFFEAKTVENNMIPFLATRTAGYRIAIPAGLRGAINLDVRLRFRSLPPYFLRALGLGDLVAKVPIVDMATEQRQIPIASRAD, encoded by the coding sequence ATGAAGAACGCTTTGCTTGTGCTTGCCTCTCTCCTGCTCCTGACCGCCTGCAGCAATCCGGATCCCGTGCAGCCGCCGGCCGGTGATTCGCCCAAATTCAAAGTTGCGGATTTCGCCTCGGCGGAAACCTGCCAGGGATGCCACCCCAATCACTATGCGGAATGGCGCAGTTCCATGCACGCCTATGCGTTCACGGATCCGGTGTTTTTCGCGATGAATGCCGTGGGCCAGCAGAAAACCGGCGGCAAGCTCGATCAATTCTGCACCAAATGCCACAGTCCGGTGGCGAGCCTGACGGGCGAAACGCCGCCTTTCTTCGATCCCCAAAACCTTTCGCCCATCTCCCGGCAGGGCGTGAGCTGTGATGTTTGCCATTCCATCACCAAAATCAATCAGCCTTTCAATGCCGAGATCGAGCTCAAGCCCGGCAAGATCAAATACGGCAGCCTGGCGGATCCGGCGACCAACTCGTTTCATGAATCGCAATTCAACCCGCTGTTCGACCGCTCGCAATTTTGCGGCGGCTGCCACGAAGTGATCAACACTCTCGGCACCACGGTCGAGGAAACGTTCAGCGAATGGAATGCAGCCGCGCTCGCCGGCATGTCGTTCGATTGCCAGGACTGCCACATGTCGGTGTACGCCGGCCAGGCTGCGGTTGACGGTCCCCTGCGTGAGCAAGTGCATCGCCACACTTTCGTCGGCGTGGATGTGCCGCTGGTGGATTTTCCCGGGGCAGATTTGCAGCGCCGGGAGAGCGAGAAACTGCTGCAGAATGCCGCCAGCATGCGGGTGACGCATCCTGCCACGATTCGCGCCGGTGACACTTTGCAAGTGCAGGTGAGCATCTTCAACAACAGGACCGGCCATTCCCTGCCCTCCGGCGTGGCCGCAGAACGGCAGATGTGGATTGCGATCAGCGCGGCCGATCAAAACGGCAATCTCTTGTACCAAAGCGGCGCGCTGGATGCCAACGGCGATTTGCGGGATCAGCACAGCGAGCTTGACCGTAATACCGATGTTGATCTTACCGTGTTCCGCCAAACGCTGCGCGGGATCGACGGCCGCGAGGTGCTGTTCTTCTTCGAAGCCAAGACCGTGGAGAACAACATGATTCCCTTCCTCGCCACGCGCACTGCCGGCTATCGCATCGCCATTCCCGCCGGTCTCCGCGGCGCGATCAATCTCGACGTGCGCCTGCGTTTTCGCAGCCTGCCGCCCTATTTTCTGCGGGCGTTGGGGCTGGGTGATCTGGTTGCCAAAGTTCCAATCGTCGATATGGCAACAGAACAGCGGCAAATCCCCATTGCCTCCCGAGCTGATTGA